The Spirochaeta isovalerica genome includes a window with the following:
- a CDS encoding PAS domain S-box protein, with protein sequence MVNESAAGDQYSLYMTAIDAITDIIRNISDRDELLKRILQTLCEILKLDKALVCSVCPDDNTIETYCEWPNEESGSNLQKFKYSSHFSDKHISQIIETHHYLISSQTASLNCDECDNLHDKFKVQCLLWYPFDFDGNSFNSLLLGQARKEHLWTKQELIFIGSVTKQLSLALLKLQLTDIHTAQTGRMQKLETESYVLNTSTNIFRSVMENSPIPIWISDEKGTLIHANDSLKTTLNLTDEQLVGKYNVIQDENFQTSEIKQKIEDLFERHNIVHHSLYWESRVVKHAPLNGARNVWIDLTMYPILDADKKIINIVCQWIDITEENRAKKKSSMLNKAIENSLNAFDIVDHRGRIIYANQAYCKMWGYDSIEEILDTSPVSHCEDPQKSTEIINEIKEKGKFIGEFKAKRKDGTSFDVLMYAFLDYDENGNEIYPGTSLDITDRKNAEIQMKDLLQEQEVLLNNDPSFIIYKDTENNIIKITDTVAKMTNLPKEEIEGKPSAEIFPTMADEYYRDDKEVMDSGNPKMGIIEPLPSSDGSRKWLLTNKVPVKAESGKVTGIIVFSTDITSLKKAQDALEDSEKKYRLLVDNINDLICEIDSNGVYTYLNKNYKDILGYEPEELLGKPAIDLIHPDDLETSLEKYEKVKDEAGVSIDVWRFLHKDGSYRIIESKGQVYQYSEDELRTVIISRDITEQKKTQEQLQKIQWLLTPKSKTQIDDKYSQPYGDLTELNSDRTILDSVGEEMLKDIVNDYLGLLETSAAVYEKNGDYAFGIFSSGWCRLLDRRARELTAITDLNESLDSGKWLCHESCWTDTSLKSIKTGKPTDSHCHGGLRIYAYPIFAFNEVVGSINFGYGNPPDKMTELREISEKYSIPIETLEEEARAYKTRPSYIIELAKERLQVSARVIGSLVELNVTKRQLQESRDFLSRTGEMARVGGWDLNVGSDKVYWTETTCRIHELPDDFSPTLEEAILFYHPEDRSLVQESVESAISKGTPFDFEARLITAKGKEVCVRAMGQPIMENGKCIKISGTFQDITEQKKLESALEVSSRLESLGVLAGGIAHDFNNLLSGFYGLTDLALQSPTVEKKNYYLGKAGDTIERSRSLTQQLLTFAKGGSPVQKIAPLFPMVEESVHFALSGSKVSCNFDVPQDLWNCNYDENQISQVIDNLIINSKQAIPNEGKINVTARNISIAEGKHPLLAEGDYVRISIKDNGIGIPKEKLDKIFDPFFTTKAYGHGLGLATCYSIVKKHGGCIEVDSELHKGSLFNVYLPAVDVNVPCSDRKLKTEHFGSGTFLVMDDEEVIREILKRTLESFGYTVVCKENGRDALDFLEAEFKTGRSISAMIFDLTVPGAMGGKETIAELRKTNTKIPAFVASGYADGPVMKNPREYGFTASICKPFRQEELIDLLNNHLQTK encoded by the coding sequence ATGGTTAATGAATCAGCGGCTGGGGATCAATATTCTCTTTATATGACTGCTATTGATGCAATAACTGATATTATTAGAAATATAAGTGACCGGGATGAACTTTTAAAGAGAATTCTTCAGACACTTTGTGAAATCCTGAAGCTTGATAAGGCTTTGGTTTGTTCAGTTTGTCCGGATGACAATACAATAGAGACTTATTGCGAATGGCCGAATGAAGAATCTGGGAGTAATTTACAGAAGTTTAAATACTCTTCGCATTTTTCTGATAAACACATTTCCCAAATAATCGAGACACATCATTACCTGATAAGTTCTCAAACCGCATCATTAAATTGTGATGAATGCGACAATCTTCATGACAAATTTAAAGTTCAATGTCTTTTATGGTATCCTTTTGATTTTGATGGGAATTCTTTTAATTCACTTTTATTGGGTCAAGCCCGGAAAGAACACCTTTGGACAAAACAGGAATTGATCTTTATTGGTTCAGTGACAAAGCAATTGAGCCTGGCCTTATTAAAACTACAACTAACCGATATTCATACTGCTCAGACGGGACGTATGCAAAAGCTGGAAACTGAATCCTATGTTTTGAACACTAGCACCAACATATTCAGATCTGTAATGGAAAACAGTCCTATCCCTATATGGATTTCCGATGAGAAGGGGACCCTGATTCACGCTAACGATTCATTGAAAACAACACTCAACCTTACTGATGAGCAGCTTGTTGGAAAATATAATGTTATTCAAGATGAGAATTTTCAGACCAGTGAAATAAAGCAGAAGATAGAAGACCTTTTTGAAAGACATAATATAGTTCATCATTCCCTTTATTGGGAATCCAGGGTTGTAAAACATGCACCGCTTAATGGAGCCCGGAATGTCTGGATCGACCTAACCATGTATCCAATTCTCGATGCTGACAAAAAGATTATTAATATTGTATGTCAGTGGATTGATATAACTGAAGAAAATAGAGCTAAAAAGAAGTCTTCCATGCTTAATAAAGCTATTGAGAATTCTCTGAACGCCTTTGATATTGTAGATCATAGAGGCAGAATCATTTATGCAAACCAGGCATATTGCAAAATGTGGGGATATGATTCCATCGAGGAAATCCTTGATACTTCTCCCGTCAGCCATTGTGAAGACCCACAGAAGTCGACAGAGATAATTAATGAAATAAAAGAAAAGGGCAAGTTTATAGGCGAATTTAAAGCAAAGCGAAAGGACGGAACCTCCTTTGATGTGCTTATGTATGCCTTTCTGGATTATGATGAGAATGGCAATGAAATATATCCGGGAACATCTCTGGATATAACTGATCGAAAAAATGCGGAAATTCAGATGAAGGACTTACTGCAAGAACAGGAAGTCCTTTTAAACAATGATCCCTCTTTCATCATTTATAAAGACACAGAGAACAACATCATAAAAATTACCGATACGGTCGCGAAAATGACCAATCTTCCCAAGGAAGAAATTGAAGGGAAGCCATCGGCAGAGATTTTTCCGACAATGGCGGATGAATATTATAGAGATGATAAGGAAGTGATGGATAGCGGAAATCCGAAGATGGGGATTATAGAACCGTTACCTTCTTCCGATGGTTCTAGGAAATGGCTGCTTACTAATAAAGTTCCTGTAAAAGCAGAAAGCGGAAAAGTCACCGGTATCATTGTGTTTTCTACAGACATAACCAGTTTAAAAAAAGCTCAGGATGCCTTAGAGGATAGCGAGAAAAAGTATAGATTGCTGGTTGATAACATCAATGACCTCATTTGTGAAATCGATTCCAACGGTGTTTATACATATCTTAATAAGAACTATAAAGATATTTTAGGTTATGAGCCTGAGGAATTATTGGGAAAACCAGCGATAGATCTGATCCACCCCGATGATTTGGAAACCAGTCTTGAAAAGTATGAGAAGGTTAAAGATGAAGCAGGCGTCAGCATAGACGTCTGGAGGTTTTTGCACAAAGATGGATCTTACAGAATCATTGAATCGAAAGGACAGGTTTATCAGTATTCAGAAGATGAGTTAAGGACTGTCATCATTTCCCGGGATATAACCGAACAGAAAAAAACGCAAGAGCAACTTCAGAAAATTCAATGGCTGCTGACGCCGAAATCCAAGACACAAATTGATGATAAATATAGTCAGCCTTATGGAGATCTAACGGAGCTTAACAGTGACAGAACCATACTGGATTCCGTGGGAGAAGAGATGCTGAAAGACATTGTCAATGATTATCTGGGTCTGCTGGAAACTTCCGCTGCCGTTTATGAAAAGAATGGCGATTATGCTTTCGGTATTTTCTCCTCCGGCTGGTGCAGACTGCTTGATCGCAGGGCCAGGGAGCTTACCGCGATTACAGATCTGAACGAATCTCTGGATTCGGGTAAATGGTTGTGCCATGAGTCATGCTGGACTGATACATCCCTCAAATCCATTAAGACGGGAAAACCAACGGATTCTCATTGCCATGGAGGGTTAAGAATATACGCTTACCCGATTTTTGCATTCAATGAGGTTGTCGGTTCAATAAACTTCGGATATGGAAATCCACCGGATAAAATGACGGAGCTTAGAGAGATCTCAGAAAAATACTCAATCCCCATAGAGACACTGGAAGAGGAAGCCCGGGCTTATAAAACCCGACCTTCTTATATAATCGAGCTTGCCAAAGAAAGGCTTCAAGTCTCAGCGAGGGTCATCGGATCGCTTGTAGAATTAAATGTAACAAAAAGGCAGTTGCAAGAAAGTAGAGACTTTCTGAGCAGAACAGGCGAAATGGCTCGCGTGGGTGGTTGGGATTTAAATGTCGGTTCGGATAAAGTATACTGGACTGAAACAACATGCAGGATTCACGAATTACCTGACGACTTCTCCCCGACTCTGGAAGAGGCTATCCTTTTTTATCATCCCGAAGACCGGTCTTTAGTTCAGGAATCTGTTGAGTCAGCTATAAGCAAGGGAACACCATTTGATTTTGAGGCAAGACTTATAACCGCAAAAGGCAAAGAAGTTTGTGTCCGGGCCATGGGTCAACCGATCATGGAAAACGGGAAATGTATAAAAATATCAGGTACTTTTCAGGATATAACAGAGCAAAAGAAATTGGAGAGCGCTTTGGAAGTATCGTCAAGACTGGAATCTCTCGGAGTCCTCGCAGGCGGGATAGCCCATGATTTTAACAATCTTTTAAGTGGATTTTATGGATTGACAGATTTGGCCTTACAATCTCCTACTGTGGAGAAAAAGAACTATTATCTTGGCAAGGCAGGGGATACGATAGAACGTTCACGATCACTGACTCAGCAGCTTCTGACTTTTGCAAAAGGAGGCTCTCCGGTTCAAAAGATCGCGCCGCTGTTTCCTATGGTTGAAGAATCAGTTCATTTTGCACTAAGCGGATCAAAAGTTTCATGTAATTTCGATGTTCCGCAGGACCTTTGGAATTGTAACTATGATGAAAACCAGATCAGCCAGGTTATCGATAATCTGATCATTAACTCCAAGCAGGCTATTCCCAACGAAGGGAAAATAAATGTAACAGCCAGAAATATCTCAATTGCTGAAGGGAAGCACCCCCTATTAGCTGAAGGAGACTATGTCAGAATCTCCATTAAAGATAACGGTATAGGTATTCCTAAAGAGAAGTTAGATAAGATATTTGATCCCTTTTTTACTACAAAAGCCTATGGCCACGGTCTGGGGCTGGCTACTTGTTATTCCATAGTGAAAAAACATGGGGGTTGCATTGAGGTTGATTCTGAGCTGCATAAAGGAAGTCTCTTTAATGTATATCTGCCCGCAGTAGATGTAAATGTACCTTGTTCTGATAGAAAATTGAAAACAGAGCATTTTGGCAGCGGAACATTTCTGGTAATGGATGATGAAGAAGTTATTCGGGAAATTTTAAAAAGAACGCTTGAATCTTTTGGCTATACTGTTGTTTGCAAGGAGAATGGAAGAGATGCTTTAGATTTTCTAGAAGCAGAATTTAAAACCGGCAGATCGATCAGCGCTATGATTTTTGATCTTACTGTGCCCGGCGCAATGGGCGGAAAGGAGACAATAGCTGAATTGAGAAAAACAAATACAAAGATTCCCGCTTTTGTCGCCAGTGGATATGCCGACGGTCCTGTTATGAAGAATCCTCGTGAGTACGGCTTTACAGCAAGTATATGTAAGCCTTTCAGGCAGGAAGAATTAATAGATTTGCTCAACAATCACTTACAGACCAAATAA
- a CDS encoding carbohydrate ABC transporter permease: protein MVTKKRYEVIRFVFSAIIAFLMFYPILTVLMGGFKEKGQIFSDPFGIPNPPTLQTFAEILGATGTYWTLIFNSVYITGATIAIVIVFAMLASAALSRIRIKGQKAIFNFFIMGLLFPLTVAILPLFLQLRSFGLIGSRWGVILTQAAFNLPISIFILTGFFRQIPFELQDACSIDGGTILTFFRKIMVPLSTPVLATVTIIVFVASWNQFMLPLLVLSDTSHFTIPLGVMQYQGQYASGWNQIMAFITLSILPVIIFYFALQRYVIDGLTAGAVKG from the coding sequence ATGGTAACAAAAAAAAGATATGAAGTCATAAGATTTGTTTTCAGCGCGATCATCGCCTTTCTCATGTTTTATCCCATACTGACGGTCCTGATGGGCGGATTCAAGGAAAAAGGTCAGATATTCTCCGATCCCTTCGGAATCCCCAATCCCCCGACCCTGCAGACTTTTGCGGAAATACTGGGAGCAACCGGCACCTACTGGACCCTGATATTCAACTCCGTATACATCACCGGCGCGACAATAGCCATAGTGATCGTATTCGCCATGCTGGCCAGCGCTGCTCTCTCGAGAATCCGCATAAAAGGACAGAAAGCCATTTTCAACTTCTTTATAATGGGACTGCTTTTTCCTCTGACCGTGGCCATTCTCCCTCTCTTCCTGCAATTGAGGTCGTTCGGACTGATCGGATCACGATGGGGAGTTATCCTGACTCAAGCCGCATTCAACCTGCCCATCAGTATTTTTATCCTGACAGGTTTTTTCCGGCAGATCCCCTTTGAGCTTCAGGATGCCTGCAGCATCGACGGGGGGACGATTCTCACTTTTTTCAGAAAGATAATGGTTCCCCTCTCAACTCCCGTTCTGGCTACTGTGACGATTATCGTTTTCGTCGCCAGCTGGAACCAGTTCATGCTGCCTCTGCTCGTCCTTTCCGATACATCGCATTTTACGATTCCCCTGGGAGTCATGCAGTATCAGGGACAATACGCTTCCGGGTGGAACCAGATTATGGCTTTTATCACGCTGTCCATTCTTCCGGTCATCATTTTCTATTTTGCCCTTCAGCGCTATGTCATAGACGGGCTGACGGCCGGGGCAGTAAAAGGCTGA